The Apium graveolens cultivar Ventura chromosome 3, ASM990537v1, whole genome shotgun sequence sequence aatttgactagagaattctgagttatcgacaagtcaataagtcactagagaactcagagatatcgataagttaaagtgaagatatgaagattaaagatctcgataagccaaattctcttatagagaactcagagacctctacaagtcaaatcaactatgaagtattagagatctcgataagtcattatacttatcgagatgtcaagatctctatatgcctaactggagatctcgaggtaaaatctcaaagtacaaattgcagaccggatcaatatccaagattatcaataaacaaacaatccaaccagttggattgacaagtctacaaaagacagcttgaagagtgtgcaagatcaaaggtaaagattaactgacaaagaaagatcaagattaacacagtatgcagagatatgttaagccagaaatggaagatttacttttcctaaaatggaaatgataagtgacagtttactaaagtaactagcatctcttattgtacactgtgtaaaccagtagttaactatgatataaagttaacactggtcatTTGTTAGAAATAGCAATTAGATCAGgaattcttgtattctctcaagaaataagctaagctctttagcaacaaagagcctagaaattttgtagcaaaaattcttaattttaatataaaattaagcgagttttgaaagatctgtgttattcatagTTGCATGTTTAAAATCTGTTAtaacacatcttactacaagatttgatttactttgttcaaaccataaatagttcaagaaaagcataaaaacacaaaaaacacattcacccctcccctctgtgtgtaattcattacctaacagaggtatgtgactttcctttgtcagttaatcttggcccttgatcttgcactcttcaagctgcttttgtagacttttcaatctaagtgattagatcgtttgttgattgataatcttgaatttttaacttgtctgcattatgtacttgaggtttatatcgagatctccagtttgttgtatagaaaactgacatctcgataagtataatggcttatcgagatctcttaattctctataagtgtctttgacttgtcgaggtctctgagttctctataagtaaaCTTGGGTTGTCGAGAtctccaaaactctgcatgtagaaattacttgtcgatatctctgagatctctatatgcattttgacttgtcgatatctctgagatctctaatgagaaattgacttgtcgatatctccaatcttcatatcttcattttgactagtcgatatctctgagttctctatatgcagaaatgacttgtggatatctcaaagatctctatatgcattttgacttgtcgacatctctgagatctctaatggAAATtcacttgtcaatatctccaatcttcatatcttcatttgacttgtcgatatctctgagatttctctataagccattttggacttctcgataagtcatccTGGAGTTCTCGGATGACTtttctatatgacttgatctgtgacttgtagatatcttgacttagaatatttttcctaaaacagatttattgaactccaagtttcttcaccttttctttgaggcatgaacttgttgatcttcttccagagtttattcttaggcttgagactgttcacagaaaaatactccagtttgatctttaacattattacagactcaagtaatacaatacaaaatacagatttagactatcatacaactaaatcttagggttttCAATGTGAATTAGTCTTGTTTTAatacagacatgtcttgcacaacactctTTTCCACCTCGCCACGGTGATATTTACGTGGGTTGTCTCCCAGAGGGACGACATCATCAACCACCTGACCAACATCCTCCACGACCTTCTCGCCACGCTCATCTAAAAGTTCGATTGAAACTGAATGGTCAGGCTTCGAGAGCCCAGCCCTAGCAGCATCGACGGTACCCCCCGAGGCTCTCTGCACCAACAAAAACATGGCCTTATCCATTTCACCACGCACTCCACTATTTAGAATATTCTTTAAAGAAGTCCCGACCACTTCAACAAGGTGAGAATAAGAGAATGAAAAGAGTTAGTCAAGGCATAAGGAGGATATGAAAATAACAAGCAAGACGGAAATAAAGACATTTATAGTCACAAAATAAAAATCCAAGTGTAATATATGACAGTCAAAATATGTTAACATCTTTTCTCTTACAATCATACATCTCTAAGAAATGAGGATCTTTCAATTGCAGATGAATGTATATCGATCTAGTTCCATGAAACTCATCCAAATATTCCATGTTATACTTATCTAAACCATTAAATTGATGGTAGTCTCACTGATCTTCCTACACGGCCTCACAAATTCTAAGTTCGGACCCCCAATATACAACCACTTGGCATGATAGCCAGAGTTCGACGATCTAACACTCACGATCTTCATCCTTTTGTGGCGTGTGTCAAAGTAAACTTGACCCTCGTGATAACATACCCCATATATCGAGAAAAACAACTTGATAGAAGGAACCATGTCTCTATCACAACATAAATCTATAAAACCACTTATTTGAGCAACTAAGTTAGGCGTTAGTTGGCTGACTCCACACCCTATTGCCTCGTATATCACCAGGAAAAAGGGATGCATCGGTAGCCGAAGTCCGAAATAAAATAAAAGCATCGGGATACCATGCATGCCGTATTCCGGCATCATCCAAATATGCTCATCAGTTGTTGGGACTCGATACTTATACTCGTTATCTAAATCGACGTACGTCTCCAACTTTTTTAACGGGACCTAtttgtttatattatttatatattggTTAAGGTAGTTAAGACTAGACTTATCTAAAAATTCTTCCCTCCCCAAACGATAAATCTCCTCCAAAACACGACTCATTAGAGCAAAAACTTGACTTTCGACAGAACAGTCTTCAACAGctcatcttcatccaaaaaatTAAAAGAATGACACTGTGCTAGATCATAAGGAATTTCCAAGTGATTCAGATTTTCCGAAGATTCTTGATCACCCTCCTCGAGGGGCCTTTTCTCAGAGTTCCAATCAGAAATGGGTTTATTGAGTATATGTCCTCTATCGACTACTATATATAAAATAGATGTCAGCTAATATATACTAATCCTCAACATACACAAGATTACCAATCCCGTGAAGAGATAATGGCTACGCCTACACACATAGGATTAACAATTACTATATTGGTTCTTCTAATGACAACAGTAGATATAAGAGGAAACAGATTTGGAAATGTTACTGCTAAGTGCTGCAGAAAAGGAGGTGCCCTTTACCCCTCTGTAGAGTCTCCTCCTCCCACTCCATCTCCTTCAGAATCACCTCTTACATTGCCTCCAGGGGCGGATCTGGGCAGGTCACCGCGGGAAGAGCCTCTCCCTAGAATTTATTATAGAAACGTTCATTGTGTGTTTGGCAGTACACTTGTTTAAGTAGTTGCTATCTGCCTTTGATCTTCTTGTGCTTTCGTCCAGTTGTATGTTTCTGTAAGATATCCACAAATGCTGGCTTTTTAAATTACTAGGAAACACTGGCTTTCGATTATAATCTTGATGTTTTGTTTGATATTATATTAATTACATGAATTTAATGGTTAAATGTAATTTAACCCAGTCATGCAAATATATTCAATTGCATGTAGCCCAACTCCGCCAGTGATAGTCATCTTAATAGTATTAATCGGGTTAGTTTGAAACTGAAACAGTCTTCCGTTTATTACTATCTTATTGTCATGTACAATGACATATTGACATGTTCAAATGCATACTACTGCAAATTTAAATTGCAAAGGACAAAAATAGCTCTGCCACactaattatataataataatgtATATATCATCTACTATAAATTTAATGTCAGCTCTCAGGTAACCCTCAACATAACCAATTTCAGATTTTATACAGATATATAATGGTTAAACAGATAGCTATAGTACTGATCCTTCTAATGACAACAGTGGAGAAAGGAGGAAATAGATATGATGTAGTCATGACTAAATGCTGCAGAAAAAGTGCCATGAACCCCTCTATGGcgtctccctctccctctccGTCTCCATCAGTATCACCCCTTACAATACCTCTAATTGCTTCTCCAGCGAATTCACCTTATTTACTCACCTACAGGGGCAGAGGTGGGCAGTAAGAAGCCACGGAAGGAACACCGTCTCCTTAGATGTTTATTATGTGTTTACTAGTCCCTGCTTGCTGCTTTTTTTCGGAAAAAAACCTAAAAGCTATATAAGCTATGTTTCTCTTAACTCTGATCATAAGTTGTAGTAACTGCATCTATATTTGTTTGCAAATAATACTCTATCGCATGCTTGAATTTCAATATACTGGATTTTATGTACTTACTATAATGGGTTACCTGATATAATCTTCAGCTGTGCAACATATTATGATGAAGAGATTCAATTAAATTATATTAGCTTAAATGTAGTTACAGAAATAAGTTGATAGCGAAATCAATATCAAATATAGATATATAAACCGTACAGTACATCTCATCAGACCAATTCTGAAGGTCCGGGAACTAGAAGGGTCTTTCTAGTTCCACAGCTGACATTCACAGTGTTCATCAAGAGAACTTCTATTAGAAATTTAGTTAATTAACCTCTGCTGATAATAACCTAGTGCGTACTTCACTGAACTGTTCAAAGTCCATGCAAGGCTAGACTACTAAAATTTTGGAGAACTGGTCTTGATAGGAGCCCAGATGTCAGCACCGTTGGTACCAGCAACACCAGCAGTACAAGATACTGGCACGATACATAAACCTTTGCTTCTCAAATTGTATGATTCCGATTCCTTCAAAACAATATACATACATCAAGTTACATAATTTCAGGTCATTAAGTCATGATCAACGCCCTTCGCCTTCACATATATATGATTAAACACAACTCCCTGTATGGATATATTACGTAATATCTGATATTGGGTGCACTGTGAGATCACGTCAAATAATCTGTTTCAAGAGAGTTTAGGCTTATCAAATCCGAAAGGATTTAGACTTATGATGAAGGTAATGACATCACCACTTAATGAATAGAAGGCATGACGAGGAAGTGGACCAAATGATGTTTAACGGAATACTTGAATGTAATAGGCTATTAATATGAACCTTCTGACTGATGAAACCTTACCTGTATATTTCTAGCTGATGTACTATGGAGATAAGGAGCACTCAGCACCTGAAACAAATCAGAATTGTCACTGACAAAAAATCAGAATTCTAATTCTTCATCAATCGTCACAAGCACAAGAATATCTTTGGCACATGACCATTATCTGAGAATGATATACATTTAAGTTTCACAACTCGTCATTAAACAATTAGTAATGTGTTTGTCCTCGAACATTTCCATAGAAAGAAAAGAACAATATAAAGAATAATGACTTTTTAAGCTTAAATAATTAGTAATGTACATGTCTGGCTGATCATTAAAGGTTTTCTGGGGAAACAAGGAGGTGTGCGTTAACTTCTAAGGGATATCCTCTTCAATTCTGAGGATGACTTTTACAAGCAGTATCAACATTTAGATTTAAAAACTTTACTACTCAAAGGTGATTACGAGGAGATTTATGGGGAACAACAAGAAGGATTTGAAGTTAAGGGAAACAAGTATCATTTTAAGTGAGAAAGTCCATAAATGGTATCACTTAATTTTTCTCAGTTTTAATTTCATAACTTTAAAATGTGATGGAGTGTTTCTGTTTAAGAAGTCAGGGCTTTGTCTCTGTAAGTTAAATAAATTGGGGTAACCTATAATAAAACAGGAGATAAATTTTTGAATCTGTCAAGGAAAACATTGCTTGTTAGCAGCTAGGTCAATGCTCACCGGAAAGCCTAATTGGTTATAGCCTTTTAAATTAGGCACAAATACAAGAATTTATAGACACCCCCGGacaaatataaaaatttaaatgaGTATGATAGCCTGCCTACAAGACAGCCAATAAATACGCTCATTTTTAGAGAACAGTATATTTCCCCAGAACTCTACTGAATTACTAAAGATTAATTGCCTCTATTCTTAAGAAATCAACCACAATCTTGTTATTCATAAGCCCAAAGTTCCTTTTTAATAAATTATTGAGCTTATAGTTAAAAATTGTATAAGCTCCCCCAGCTTTAGATTTTACAGAGATTGAATATTAGGATTAAGATGTCATCCAACTACAACCGAGTAAATAATTGTTATTGTCGAGTGAGCACAAGAGAAAAAAAGTAAAAGCGCGCATTTTCTCAAAAAAAAAGAGGGGGAAATGGACAAATTTAATTAGGGAACTCTCTGACTGGATGATAACATGTGTAACAATTTACAAAATGCAATAGAAGACGAAACCTTGACTTGTTCATGAAGGAAGCTTATATAGTCCATTGCCTCTAGCAGGACAGAAGCTGTATCCGTCTGCATGAAATTTAAAGACACAGTTTAACATTAACAATTTGTTTTTGATAATTCTCCTATTCTTCATGATTCCAATAGTAAGCTGACATTTCTCAGTTTCATGTACCTTCCCAAAAGGTGAAACAAGCTGCTGAAGAGCCATAACTCGTTCACCAATCTTCTCTTTCCTCTCCTGTCACCAGGAAAAAATTTATCTACATCTTAAAAATAACAATATACTGAACTTGTGAAAGTAGATCATGCCACTCCTATAAAAGGATTGCAATTTTTTTGCTTAATCTGACGAAATAATACCTCACAAACACGCCAAAACCAACAACGATAAATTATCTTCTACTTAGAAGAGTCAGGGATCCCGACAAATAGTTTATAGGACATAACACATAAATTTCTTAGAATGACTACTTAATAACTACTCACATCCTTCCTTTGACTAGAAAGGTGCCAATTTTTTTACATATTTTTGAGAATGAGTGTCATAAAAAACCTAACCAAAATCAAGTCCATAAAATGTGTTACTGACATTGTTAAGAGGGTTGTGGATTAAAAACATATTTCTTTGAGATTCTGCTTCACAAGATAGAAATTAAGGAACTTAACCTTATGTCTTCTGCATCAAATTCAGCTTGATTAGGAAAGCCAAGGCTTCTGCTCAATCCTCATAttgacaatatatatatatatatatatatatatagtcttaAAAATGTGTTACtaagattttgagcaaagttgtggattaaatatatatttgtttaaaATAATGCTTCACAAGTACAAGCTAACGAACTTGACTTTATTTCTTCTGCATTAAATTCATCTTAATTGTGAAAGACAACTTTAATGTTCAATCCCCATATTGACAAGATTTACAGAACAAGATTCATTTTTTTTCTTGCCAAGTAACATTAATTTCTCTTGTACTCTTTTATACAAGAAATATGTTGAAAAAAAGACAGAGAATGATACCTTAGAGGATAATGATGTAGAAGTCTTATGACGTTTTTCTGTCAAAGAAGAGAGGCTGCTCTGGTCGATGGAAATGGGGCTTCTCTTATGTTGCATCGTCTTTACACCTTTACAATTCTTTCCTAGCTGTGTAAGTGTTTGAAGTCATACGTATGGAATGGGAAGAAGGTAGGAACACGAAATCTTCACTAGATGAACTCAAAGATATTATGATGACAAATAGGAAATCAAATTCTATTCTGCATCTGTTTCCATCAGCTTCCTTAAACAAAATTCTAGCATAATATTAACAACATTTCAAGAACTACATGTCATAATACTGATTAGATCTTCCTAACCAAGTTTAAAAATGGTGATTAAACAAATTAACTAGCCACCTACTACATAAGAGCTTACTTCTGGATTGTACATAGCTTATAAGGACTGGTACCATATgctaattaaaaaataattttatttattctaTCCAAATGTTTGTTCTCTAAGTATATTGTATATCATTCAAATACAATTTATCAACTCAATGCTCACGGACAGGACTGTGCCACCTTCAGTGCATGCTTCATTACCTTGTGATGATCTTATTATATTCATGGCTTCCAATTTAATCAACAATACATAGCAACTAGCATCACAAGTAGATGGATATAATTTCAAAACAAACTATTTCTTTATCCTGTCATCATCCATACTACATATGGCACAAATAACCAACCTCAGAAACTTCATAACAAACAGCCATCGGTTAGCCAAAATTAATCATTTTTGGAATCTACGTCATCTATTGATTTAGTCAAAGAACAACTCAAGTAGGGTCACTACTAGACAAACCCGAAAAGCATACCCCGTATGTCTCCCTCCAAAGTGAGGTCTAGACTTAGATAAGATGTAAGCAGACCTTATCTCTATTATGAAAAATAAAGGGTTTTTTCAGAAAGACCACCGGTTTAGAAAAAAGCAGGGCCACAACCCACAATTCATGGCATAATTCAGACAATTGAACATCAATTTGAAAATAATATAATGAAGTATGATATCACAATTAAAATGATTGTAAACTCAGAAACAGACAACCAATATTGAATAATTTGTTAGGAAACTCAACAGCAACTACATTAGAAAAAAGAGTAGATATTGCTATATTGGCAAAAGAAGGACATTACAGTGCATAAACTTAAACATCAACTGGTCAAATGAATTCATTATTGTCTTCCTATATCTATATAAAGTCCTGTTCTACTTGTGAAATTATGGCTCTGCCATCTGTCAGAGGCCATCTAAGTCTTAAAGTAACAAATGCATGAAACTAGTTTTCCTCTCCTGACTATGTGAATGAGATTGAGAGCAACATAAATCAAAGTTATAATTAATTTAGCGGCCCCCATTCCCAATTGCGTACCATTCATACACTTGATTATACAAAATTATTTCATCTTATAATCTTTGTTTAGTGCCTAAGCACTTTCATATACTAAAAAGTTCAATATAACACACACTGttgttaaaaaaattaataataccAAAATCCTTCCTTTAGGCCAACTACAAGAGTGGCATAAAGGTACAAATTTGGACCGATTTGGACCGAAATCGGTCCAAATTCACTGAACAGTGGCCTAAAtttcggtccaaatttggaccgagattaaaataatagtttttaatGTATTTCTTTTAGTTTTATTACATAAAGTTTTGATTTCGGGTATTTATAAATGCAATTAACCGAT is a genomic window containing:
- the LOC141712244 gene encoding transcription factor bHLH153-like: MQHKRSPISIDQSSLSSLTEKRHKTSTSLSSKERKEKIGERVMALQQLVSPFGKTDTASVLLEAMDYISFLHEQVKVLSAPYLHSTSARNIQESESYNLRSKGLCIVPVSCTAGVAGTNGADIWAPIKTSSPKF